Part of the Salminus brasiliensis chromosome 2, fSalBra1.hap2, whole genome shotgun sequence genome, AAACCTCCCTAGCTGCTGATCTTGGTCAGCATCTTGTTGATAGCCTGCTTGACGTGGGTGGTGGAGCTGCGCCGGCGGGTCTTGCCCTGCACCGCCCTGCGGCGCCGCACTTCACGACATAGCTCATAGAAAGCCTCTGCCACGCCACCACCCGTGCCTACATGGTCAGCACAGGCCGAGCACTCGTAGAAGGCACAGGCCATATCAGCTGCAAGCCGCTCGCCCTCCTCCGTGGCCACCTGCCGGGCATGCTCCAGGTCCGCCTTGTTGCCCACAAGCACCAGAGGCGCATGCTTGGGCCTCTTGACTTCCTCCAGCAGGCTGCGCAGTGGGGCCACCTCTTCAAAGCTCCCACGGTCGGTGATGTCGTAGACTAAGATGAAGCCATCACCCCAGCGCATGTGACCCTCCTTCTGCAACAGGTCTTCCTGGAGATGGAAGGCACATAGGAGCGTTAGACAGTCAGAGTGAGGGTCATTTAATGAATGTAAGTTTGTGTATGTTGCACATAAAATAGTTAAATAGTGGGCTTAGAACAAACTAACGTCATCACAGGCCAACATGGCTAAAGTTACTGCGCTAAACTTAGCAGTTTGTCCTGTGATTTTGGGTGATTTGGGAGATTTTGTGATACTTTTCatttgtagtaatagtagaagttAACTTGCACAATTTCCCACTAACCCAAATGTAGTGGATCCATTTTCACACACTCCATCAAACTTCTTACACCAACTGTCAAACCTCTCACATACTCCGTCAAAACTGTCAATCACTGTAAAACATATACTCAGTATTAAACACAGTCACACCTCCCACACCCACCATCAAATCTCCCACACCCAGATCATCaaacctctctcacacacacaaagattgTCAAACCtttctctcacatacacacacacactcacacacacaaatcggCAAACCtctctc contains:
- the rerg gene encoding ras-related and estrogen-regulated growth inhibitor; its protein translation is MAKSPEVKLAVFGRAGVGKSALVVRFLTKRFIWEYDPTLESTYRHQANIDDEVVSMEILDTAGQEDLLQKEGHMRWGDGFILVYDITDRGSFEEVAPLRSLLEEVKRPKHAPLVLVGNKADLEHARQVATEEGERLAADMACAFYECSACADHVGTGGGVAEAFYELCREVRRRRAVQGKTRRRSSTTHVKQAINKMLTKISS